A single window of Paenibacillus sp. FSL H8-0537 DNA harbors:
- a CDS encoding carbohydrate ABC transporter permease: MKAASMWFCLIVISLLSLFPFYIMIVMGTHYSEDLFKGIPILPGSYLGENLKTVLQADFIKVYGNSLIVSIVSVVLATFTSTLIGYAVAKFEFRGRKLLQTFVIITMMVPTQVGLIGYIIEMRHLGVGNTLWPVILVWAAFPFGAFFMIQFMRDSIPNDLLECARIDGCSEPGIFVRIVLPIMKPGLATLATLVFLWSWNNYLLPLVTINKSEWYTLPIFISNLGIVHRTDYAARMTALTMTTIPVLILFILGSKTFMKGLTAGAVKG, translated from the coding sequence ATGAAAGCAGCCAGCATGTGGTTTTGTCTAATTGTCATCTCCCTGCTCTCGCTATTTCCGTTCTATATTATGATCGTAATGGGAACCCATTACAGCGAGGATCTATTCAAAGGGATTCCTATCCTTCCAGGCAGCTATTTGGGGGAAAATCTGAAGACGGTACTGCAGGCCGACTTTATCAAAGTATACGGAAACAGCTTAATCGTATCCATTGTATCCGTCGTGCTAGCGACATTTACAAGCACACTGATCGGCTACGCCGTGGCGAAGTTTGAATTTCGCGGACGCAAGCTGCTCCAGACCTTCGTTATCATCACCATGATGGTGCCGACCCAGGTTGGATTGATCGGTTATATTATCGAAATGAGACATCTCGGCGTCGGCAATACACTGTGGCCGGTCATTCTCGTATGGGCAGCATTCCCGTTCGGTGCATTTTTCATGATCCAATTCATGCGCGATTCGATTCCGAACGACCTGCTGGAATGCGCGCGCATTGACGGCTGCTCGGAGCCTGGTATCTTCGTCCGCATCGTGCTGCCCATTATGAAGCCGGGTTTGGCAACGCTGGCAACACTGGTGTTCCTATGGTCGTGGAACAACTACTTGCTGCCTCTCGTCACAATCAACAAATCCGAATGGTACACGCTCCCGATTTTCATCTCGAATTTAGGCATCGTGCATCGGACTGATTACGCGGCACGAATGACCGCACTTACAATGACGACGATTCCCGTCCTGATTTTATTTATCCTTGGTTCCAAAACGTTCATGAAAGGCTTGACCGCTGGAGCGGTTAAAGGCTAG
- a CDS encoding aquaporin, whose product MNASFKKYAAEFFGTFVLVLFGCGSAATAGGELGYLGIALAFGLSIVAMAYVIGPISGCHINPAVSLAMLISRKLTGADFIGYVVSQIAGALAGSAILYAIIVSAGLPTTGLGQNGFGPGYGIGISALMAFIVEIILTFVFIYTILGVTSTEGNGNVTGLVIGLTLAFVHILGIALTGTSVNPARSLGPALLLGGEALSQVWVFLIAPLAGSVLAVAAYKWLNSPKGKQA is encoded by the coding sequence ATGAACGCGTCATTCAAAAAGTATGCTGCCGAATTCTTTGGAACATTCGTACTTGTTCTGTTCGGCTGCGGCAGTGCCGCTACAGCGGGAGGTGAGCTTGGCTATTTGGGCATTGCATTGGCATTCGGTCTGTCTATTGTGGCAATGGCCTATGTCATCGGTCCGATATCCGGGTGTCATATTAACCCCGCGGTTTCACTTGCCATGCTTATTAGCCGCAAGCTAACGGGGGCGGATTTCATTGGGTATGTGGTTTCGCAAATCGCTGGTGCTCTTGCTGGCTCTGCCATTTTGTACGCAATTATTGTGTCCGCAGGCCTGCCCACAACGGGGCTTGGTCAGAATGGCTTTGGCCCTGGATACGGAATCGGGATTTCAGCGCTGATGGCATTCATAGTCGAAATCATCTTAACCTTTGTATTTATTTATACGATACTGGGCGTCACCTCCACTGAAGGCAATGGAAATGTAACAGGCCTCGTTATCGGACTGACGCTCGCATTTGTGCATATTCTTGGCATCGCCTTAACCGGAACGTCCGTCAATCCGGCAAGAAGCTTGGGCCCGGCATTGCTGCTTGGCGGCGAAGCGTTATCCCAAGTGTGGGTGTTTCTTATTGCCCCGCTTGCCGGCTCGGTACTGGCCGTTGCCGCTTACAAGTGGCTGAACAGCCCTAAGGGGAAGCAAGCCTAA
- a CDS encoding response regulator has protein sequence MKVVIVDDEPAMLLAMKRLLSTMDDVELVGSFQKAAEALDFVRANDVELAFLDIRIAGDDGLELAHSLRSLRAKLDIVFTTSHSEFAIEAYDVYPLDYMVKPISRKRLAKTITQAARRQDASSHPAEDLTTNQLVVRGLGCFEVSSRQEGDVRWISKKSMELFAYLLINHGRSTSKTRILEDVFPEMPLKNAETYLRTAAYQLRKVLSPHGLKEVVISAQEQYRVDLDHADVDFIQFEQQAKALYEIHASNAETAIELEKQFAGDLFDDKSFEWAAVERERLAIIYDSLAKRLASWLLDQKRFREAAQITRRIVARNEFEEESNLLLLKILVAMGDRQSISSYYEHYTQLLFNELGLQPSEEFLQIYKWYQ, from the coding sequence ATGAAGGTGGTTATCGTTGACGATGAGCCGGCCATGCTGCTTGCTATGAAGCGGCTGTTGTCTACTATGGACGACGTAGAGCTTGTGGGAAGCTTCCAGAAGGCTGCTGAGGCGCTGGACTTCGTTCGGGCAAATGACGTAGAACTGGCATTTTTAGATATCAGGATAGCTGGGGATGACGGTCTCGAGCTCGCCCATAGCTTGCGTTCGCTTCGTGCTAAGCTGGATATTGTATTTACGACATCCCACTCTGAATTTGCCATTGAAGCTTACGATGTTTATCCATTGGACTATATGGTTAAGCCAATTTCCCGAAAGCGCTTGGCCAAGACCATTACACAAGCGGCTAGAAGACAGGACGCTTCTTCCCATCCTGCGGAGGATCTTACGACTAATCAACTAGTGGTTCGCGGCTTAGGGTGTTTCGAGGTAAGCAGCAGGCAAGAAGGTGACGTAAGATGGATTTCTAAAAAGAGCATGGAATTATTCGCTTATTTGCTCATCAATCATGGCCGCAGCACCTCTAAAACCCGTATTTTAGAGGATGTGTTCCCGGAAATGCCTCTTAAAAATGCAGAAACGTATCTCCGTACAGCGGCATACCAGCTTAGAAAAGTCTTGTCACCGCATGGGTTGAAAGAGGTGGTCATCTCAGCGCAAGAGCAGTATCGGGTTGATTTGGATCATGCCGATGTCGATTTTATCCAGTTTGAGCAGCAGGCGAAGGCTTTATATGAAATTCATGCTTCCAATGCAGAGACGGCTATAGAGCTGGAGAAGCAATTTGCTGGCGATTTGTTTGATGATAAATCCTTTGAGTGGGCAGCTGTGGAGCGGGAGAGACTAGCCATTATCTATGATTCCTTGGCTAAGCGCCTTGCAAGCTGGCTGCTGGACCAGAAGCGATTTAGAGAAGCGGCGCAAATAACGAGAAGAATCGTAGCGCGCAATGAATTTGAAGAGGAATCAAATCTGCTGCTGCTGAAAATTCTCGTGGCTATGGGGGATCGGCAGTCCATAAGCAGCTATTATGAGCACTATACGCAATTGTTGTTTAATGAGCTTGGCCTGCAGCCTTCAGAGGAATTTCTTCAGATTTATAAATGGTATCAGTGA
- a CDS encoding ATP-binding protein has translation MDSTIELVSMIASLIMMGIILLSEYGFRRVRGVGYLIGLTVCRMIYSGAIILEQNRSLLLEKLVFRNIQHTMLNLMVPFLVLFVYYLIGSDKVIKLRWKMLLFTVFVLWSLLVWFDPELHLIFRTIELYNGELITTKTIYSILFTLFCYSIVAVCIYFLIHYVRNIRDDFRKPGMWVLGLGSLPLVLEIIKFVNPEMSSWLLRLSVYCGFTGMIMMIIAMRYKFFSIVPYARDAVLDTLQESILIANASGKIIDSNKKAVQWFFELGHAEIYDRGMAELLAPWPQWQKLCMSMQQGSVEIDTWLNGERRIYSINVYPLQKQSKHTQGSISLIFDITEKQRHLEQIAQLNQLKDQLFTIVSHDIRSPLALQFQLVELLEEDRSRMESDHREIVEALGGQIRNTLGIANNLLEWFRSQREDVTLRPQLLELSEIVEECFHLLHITSEAKQINVHHTIAAETYVYADQQVLGLVIRNLLSNAIKFTGLGGSVHIGAELSEDMVIISVRDDGVGMDEDQVHRLLSEQQLDSLTGTLGEKGAGLGLLVSRQFVKLGGGNLWVDSKLGQGSLFQFSVRGGTER, from the coding sequence ATGGATTCCACAATAGAGCTAGTCTCTATGATTGCTTCATTGATAATGATGGGAATTATTTTATTATCGGAGTATGGTTTTAGAAGAGTGCGCGGAGTGGGCTATCTCATCGGTTTGACGGTATGCCGAATGATTTACTCTGGTGCTATCATTTTGGAGCAGAACCGTTCCCTCTTACTGGAAAAGCTGGTTTTTCGTAATATTCAGCATACGATGCTTAATTTAATGGTGCCTTTCTTAGTTTTATTTGTGTATTATTTAATCGGCTCCGACAAGGTTATTAAGCTTCGATGGAAAATGCTGCTGTTCACGGTATTCGTGCTATGGTCGCTGCTGGTATGGTTCGACCCCGAGCTTCACTTGATTTTTCGCACGATTGAGCTCTATAATGGCGAATTAATAACGACAAAAACCATTTATTCCATCCTATTTACGCTCTTTTGTTACAGCATCGTGGCTGTATGTATTTATTTTTTAATTCATTATGTGCGAAATATTCGAGATGATTTTCGCAAGCCAGGCATGTGGGTTCTAGGTCTAGGATCATTGCCGCTGGTGCTTGAGATTATTAAATTCGTGAATCCGGAAATGTCGTCATGGCTGCTAAGGCTCTCGGTTTATTGTGGATTTACAGGTATGATCATGATGATCATTGCCATGCGGTATAAGTTTTTCTCTATTGTTCCTTATGCCAGGGATGCCGTGCTCGATACGCTTCAGGAAAGTATATTGATTGCGAATGCTTCAGGAAAGATTATCGACAGCAATAAAAAGGCTGTTCAGTGGTTTTTTGAGCTGGGTCATGCCGAGATTTATGACCGGGGAATGGCGGAGCTGCTAGCACCATGGCCGCAATGGCAGAAGTTATGCATGTCTATGCAGCAGGGCAGTGTGGAGATTGACACTTGGCTCAATGGCGAGAGGAGAATTTACAGCATAAACGTATATCCGCTGCAAAAGCAGAGCAAGCATACGCAGGGCAGTATTTCCCTTATCTTCGATATAACAGAGAAGCAGCGCCATTTGGAACAGATCGCACAGCTTAACCAGCTGAAGGATCAACTGTTTACAATCGTCTCGCATGATATTCGCAGTCCACTGGCCTTGCAATTTCAACTAGTGGAGCTTCTAGAAGAAGACAGAAGCAGAATGGAGAGCGATCACCGGGAAATCGTTGAGGCGCTGGGTGGCCAGATCCGTAATACACTCGGCATAGCCAATAATTTGCTGGAGTGGTTTCGCAGCCAGCGGGAAGACGTGACCCTCCGGCCACAGCTGCTGGAGCTGTCTGAGATTGTAGAGGAATGCTTCCATCTGCTGCATATTACTAGCGAGGCTAAACAAATAAATGTACATCACACCATTGCTGCAGAGACTTATGTATATGCTGATCAACAGGTGCTTGGCTTAGTTATCCGCAATTTGTTATCCAACGCAATTAAATTTACTGGGCTGGGCGGGTCCGTTCATATAGGGGCCGAGTTATCGGAGGATATGGTGATCATTTCAGTCCGCGATGATGGAGTTGGAATGGATGAGGATCAGGTTCACAGGCTGCTTAGTGAGCAGCAGCTGGACTCATTGACGGGCACTTTAGGAGAAAAGGGAGCGGGATTAGGGCTGCTTGTAAGCCGGCAGTTTGTCAAATTAGGCGGGGGAAACTTATGGGTGGATAGTAAATTAGGACAAGGAAGCCTATTTCAATTCAGCGTGAGAGGCGGAACAGAGCGATGA
- a CDS encoding S-layer homology domain-containing protein, whose protein sequence is MLFNQARKMVYPVLILVLLMGLLTPYGQNTVNAAQEGMRSVKGVQISAGANHSVMLKADGTVVAWGHNNVGQTNVPIGLAHVISVAAGSDHSLALKADGTVVGWGNNNGGETTIPNELAAGGVKAIAAGGGSSLALKADGTVVVWGNNAYDHLSIPPEAQTDVVSIAAGKEASFVLKTNGTVVAWGNNPTSNVPAGLSNVVSIAAGAFFAIALKSDGSIVAWGLNSSGQAAIPTDAADGKVVSISANRSTAMALKADGTVVAWGENGAGQADVPAGLNDVVAITNGWFHSLALKADGTVVAWGSNGNGQKNIPAGYASPIKGSRIAAGGSHTLALKSNGTLSAWGDNGDSQSAIPAGLGSVESIAGGASHSLALKSNGTVAAWGSNSDGQSTVPVGLENVTSIAAGANHSLALKVDRTITAWGSNVYSESTVPIGLDNVFAIAGGEFHSLALKADHTVIAWGRDNDGQSTVPAGVDQVMSIAAGDNHSLALKLDSTVVAWGNNDSGQSTVPAGVDQVVSIAAGADHSLALKADGTVVAWGSNASGQISVPAGLQNVVSIAAGAEHSLAIKADGSVIAWGNDDYGQSTVPGKLIDLKLQEGDFTEAFDVSVTSYTYYYDGQSISSAHITPTMTDPDEILVYVNNQSITSGNAATINVAGAIAYTIIPVRVEPYFYPNQAYKITVEIDSSPPEVAFSINGGLTPAGSASSKVTVSDTQSGVEPSSLLYAWTQGTAVPTGGWTAFSNEDTLSQTNGNGDWYLHIRALDKVGNVVDAVSNPFIQDNNSKPVVAFSGFNDQQSFVVPPAQVSVTVSESVYWIRDGALLTSANAQPLISMTKEGQAFSSYTTTYDESLLTYTLTFNSTLNTGLYSVHVAGGEVENEYGNVLDAAAASFSVVSAATTPTSPTSPSVTRSSNANLAYLNVFAGGKAVELSPIFAPVTTEYITSTNAKEVELQMAPAHAMATARLLGELVIKTKTVPLAVGENSIAITVQAEDGTIKTYTLKINRISDNGNAGNSCTFEDINNHWASSNICEAAKLGIVEGMSAETFVPNGYVTRTEFALMLLRTLQIPVGNETITMPFSDKDSIPVWAQQAVQTAVAEGILEGYSDGTLRPQQTVSRAEMAAMVSRAMKWEIDTQEGASFTDDASIPAWVKAHVYNARANGLIEGREGNKFVPAGLTTRAEATALLLRLWNILY, encoded by the coding sequence TTGTTATTTAATCAAGCAAGAAAGATGGTTTACCCTGTACTTATCCTCGTGCTGTTAATGGGATTGCTTACACCCTATGGGCAGAATACCGTTAATGCAGCACAAGAGGGCATGCGAAGCGTGAAGGGAGTACAGATTTCCGCAGGAGCTAACCATTCCGTCATGTTAAAAGCGGATGGTACCGTCGTCGCATGGGGACACAATAATGTGGGCCAAACGAATGTGCCGATCGGCCTTGCCCATGTCATCTCTGTTGCAGCTGGGAGTGATCATTCGCTCGCCCTAAAAGCAGATGGCACAGTCGTCGGATGGGGAAACAATAACGGAGGGGAAACGACAATTCCGAATGAATTAGCAGCGGGGGGGGTAAAAGCCATTGCTGCAGGAGGAGGCTCTTCGCTCGCCTTGAAAGCGGATGGTACGGTCGTGGTGTGGGGCAATAATGCCTATGATCATTTGAGCATACCCCCAGAAGCACAGACTGATGTGGTCTCAATCGCTGCCGGAAAAGAGGCTTCGTTCGTATTAAAGACGAATGGCACGGTTGTTGCATGGGGGAATAATCCCACATCGAATGTCCCTGCTGGTCTGAGTAACGTAGTGTCCATCGCCGCAGGAGCCTTTTTTGCGATAGCATTAAAATCGGATGGATCGATCGTCGCATGGGGACTTAATTCAAGCGGTCAAGCGGCAATACCCACTGATGCAGCAGATGGTAAAGTAGTATCGATCTCTGCAAACAGGTCGACTGCAATGGCCCTGAAAGCGGATGGGACTGTTGTTGCATGGGGAGAAAATGGTGCAGGACAGGCGGATGTACCTGCGGGACTGAATGATGTGGTTGCAATTACTAACGGCTGGTTTCATTCACTTGCTCTGAAAGCAGATGGCACAGTCGTTGCGTGGGGTTCTAATGGGAATGGACAGAAGAACATTCCGGCAGGCTATGCTTCCCCCATTAAAGGAAGCAGAATTGCTGCGGGCGGGTCCCATACGCTCGCCTTGAAATCGAATGGAACTCTCTCCGCATGGGGAGACAATGGCGATAGTCAAAGTGCGATACCGGCTGGACTGGGAAGTGTGGAGTCGATCGCTGGAGGAGCTAGTCATTCGCTCGCGCTGAAATCGAACGGCACCGTCGCTGCATGGGGAAGCAACAGCGATGGTCAAAGTACCGTTCCTGTCGGACTTGAAAATGTAACATCGATTGCGGCAGGAGCCAATCATTCACTTGCGCTGAAAGTGGACCGCACGATTACCGCATGGGGCAGCAATGTTTATAGTGAAAGCACGGTCCCGATTGGATTAGATAATGTGTTTGCTATTGCCGGAGGAGAATTCCACTCGCTCGCCTTGAAAGCGGACCATACGGTCATTGCATGGGGAAGAGATAATGATGGTCAAAGCACGGTGCCAGCTGGAGTGGATCAAGTCATGTCCATTGCTGCTGGGGACAACCATTCGCTAGCCTTGAAATTGGATAGCACGGTCGTTGCCTGGGGGAATAATGATAGTGGTCAAAGCACAGTTCCGGCTGGAGTGGACCAAGTCGTGTCCATTGCTGCTGGAGCTGACCATTCACTTGCCTTAAAAGCGGACGGAACCGTCGTCGCTTGGGGAAGCAATGCTAGCGGTCAGATTAGCGTACCGGCTGGCCTCCAAAATGTGGTGTCCATCGCTGCTGGAGCTGAGCATTCACTTGCCATAAAAGCAGATGGAAGCGTCATTGCCTGGGGGAACGACGATTATGGGCAAAGCACCGTACCGGGCAAGCTGATTGATTTGAAGCTGCAAGAAGGGGATTTTACGGAAGCCTTTGACGTTTCCGTCACATCGTACACCTATTATTATGATGGGCAATCGATATCCAGTGCCCATATAACGCCAACGATGACAGATCCAGATGAAATTTTGGTCTATGTGAATAATCAATCTATAACGAGCGGCAATGCGGCAACAATCAATGTGGCGGGAGCAATAGCGTATACAATTATTCCTGTTCGCGTCGAGCCTTATTTCTATCCTAACCAAGCGTACAAGATTACGGTAGAAATCGATTCATCTCCACCAGAGGTAGCATTCAGCATAAATGGAGGATTAACGCCAGCAGGAAGCGCCTCAAGCAAAGTCACAGTGAGTGATACGCAAAGCGGCGTGGAGCCTTCCTCGCTGCTGTATGCGTGGACGCAAGGCACAGCTGTTCCGACCGGAGGCTGGACGGCTTTCAGCAACGAGGATACATTAAGCCAGACCAATGGTAATGGCGACTGGTACTTGCACATTCGAGCCTTAGACAAAGTAGGCAATGTGGTCGATGCCGTATCTAATCCCTTTATACAGGATAATAACTCGAAACCCGTCGTTGCATTCAGTGGCTTTAACGATCAGCAGTCATTCGTTGTGCCGCCAGCCCAAGTCTCCGTGACTGTGAGCGAGTCGGTATATTGGATCCGTGATGGCGCTCTGCTTACTTCTGCAAATGCGCAGCCTCTGATCAGCATGACGAAGGAAGGGCAAGCCTTTTCCTCTTATACGACAACGTATGATGAGTCTTTGCTAACCTACACGTTGACGTTTAACAGCACGCTTAACACTGGCTTGTACAGCGTGCATGTGGCTGGGGGCGAGGTGGAAAATGAATATGGAAATGTGCTTGATGCAGCAGCTGCAAGCTTTAGCGTAGTGAGCGCAGCAACCACACCAACGTCACCTACCTCACCATCCGTAACGCGCTCTAGCAATGCAAATCTGGCGTACTTAAACGTTTTTGCAGGCGGTAAGGCTGTAGAGTTATCGCCAATATTTGCACCCGTGACTACGGAGTATATAACGAGTACGAATGCCAAAGAAGTCGAGCTGCAGATGGCACCTGCTCATGCCATGGCAACAGCTAGGCTGCTGGGAGAACTCGTAATTAAGACAAAGACTGTTCCTTTAGCAGTGGGAGAAAATAGTATCGCCATCACGGTTCAAGCTGAGGATGGAACGATAAAAACGTATACGTTAAAGATTAATCGCATTTCCGATAATGGGAACGCAGGCAATTCATGTACCTTTGAAGATATTAATAATCATTGGGCTTCATCAAATATTTGCGAAGCAGCGAAGCTTGGAATTGTGGAGGGTATGAGTGCCGAAACCTTCGTGCCTAATGGCTACGTAACTCGGACAGAGTTTGCTCTAATGCTGCTTCGCACCCTTCAAATCCCAGTGGGCAATGAAACGATTACGATGCCCTTTAGCGATAAGGACAGTATTCCAGTCTGGGCCCAACAGGCGGTTCAGACAGCAGTAGCTGAGGGCATACTCGAAGGGTATTCCGACGGGACACTAAGGCCGCAGCAAACGGTAAGCCGGGCCGAAATGGCCGCCATGGTCTCCCGGGCAATGAAGTGGGAGATTGACACTCAGGAAGGTGCTTCCTTTACCGATGATGCAAGCATTCCGGCCTGGGTTAAAGCACATGTTTACAATGCCCGTGCGAATGGGCTGATAGAGGGCCGGGAAGGCAATAAATTTGTGCCAGCCGGTTTGACAACTAGAGCCGAAGCTACTGCCTTGCTGTTGCGGCTTTGGAACATTCTTTATTAA
- a CDS encoding NAD-dependent malic enzyme, translated as MSVTNGASTYMIFRLQIDKQLTSLGDIAAAIERISGDIVGIDVISSSRTSTVRDITVNVSDQAHSKQIVESLEKLQGVKVIHVSDRTFLVHLGGKIEITSKIPVKNRDDLSRVYTPGVAQVCTAIAEQPNKAYSLTIKRNMIAVVSDGTAVLGLGDIGPMAAMPVMEGKAMLFKEFAGVDAFPICLDTKDTEEIIRIVKAIAPAFGGINLEDISSPRCFEIEERLKRELDIPVFHDDQHGTAVVILAGLLNALKITGKQMSDIKVIVNGIGAAGIACSKMLLAAGVRNLIGVDREGAINRSISYGNPHWTAFAELTNPHLETGSLSEVIKGADVFIGVSAPNILKVEDVQSMAQDPIVFAMANPVPEIDPELAEPYVRVMATGRSDKPNQINNVLCFPGIFRGALDCRASEINEAMKLAAAQAIASVVTDEELSETYIIPSVFNQKVVEKVREAVIEAAYNTGVARKRLRDSNKE; from the coding sequence ATGTCCGTAACAAATGGTGCCAGCACCTATATGATATTTCGGCTGCAAATTGATAAACAACTAACTTCTCTTGGCGATATCGCCGCCGCGATTGAAAGGATAAGCGGGGATATCGTGGGAATTGACGTTATCTCGTCGAGCCGTACGAGCACCGTCCGCGATATTACCGTTAACGTATCCGATCAGGCACACAGCAAGCAGATTGTCGAATCGCTTGAGAAGCTGCAAGGCGTTAAAGTCATTCATGTGTCGGACCGGACCTTCCTTGTGCACTTGGGCGGTAAAATTGAGATTACCTCCAAAATTCCGGTGAAAAACCGTGATGATTTATCGCGGGTATATACCCCCGGTGTCGCCCAAGTTTGTACAGCGATTGCGGAACAGCCGAATAAGGCCTACTCGCTGACGATCAAACGCAATATGATCGCCGTTGTTTCTGACGGAACGGCCGTACTTGGGCTTGGTGACATCGGGCCGATGGCGGCCATGCCGGTGATGGAGGGCAAGGCCATGCTGTTCAAAGAATTTGCTGGTGTGGACGCTTTTCCGATATGCCTGGATACGAAGGACACCGAAGAAATTATCCGCATCGTAAAGGCCATTGCTCCGGCATTCGGAGGCATCAATTTGGAAGACATTTCGTCACCTCGCTGCTTTGAAATCGAGGAGCGTTTGAAGCGGGAGCTGGACATCCCCGTGTTTCACGATGACCAGCATGGAACGGCTGTAGTCATCCTGGCCGGGCTGCTCAATGCGCTCAAGATTACCGGCAAGCAAATGTCGGATATTAAGGTCATTGTGAATGGTATCGGCGCAGCGGGCATTGCTTGCTCGAAGATGCTTTTGGCCGCAGGCGTGCGCAATTTAATTGGTGTGGACCGCGAAGGCGCCATTAATCGGAGCATCTCGTATGGCAATCCTCATTGGACGGCATTTGCCGAGCTAACGAATCCGCATCTGGAAACAGGCAGCTTGTCTGAAGTGATCAAGGGCGCGGATGTATTTATTGGCGTATCGGCTCCGAATATTCTCAAGGTCGAAGACGTCCAGTCCATGGCGCAGGACCCAATCGTCTTTGCAATGGCTAACCCCGTACCGGAGATCGATCCGGAGCTGGCCGAGCCTTACGTTCGAGTTATGGCGACAGGGCGGTCCGACAAGCCGAATCAGATCAATAACGTGCTGTGCTTTCCGGGCATTTTCCGCGGCGCCTTGGATTGCCGGGCGAGTGAAATCAATGAAGCGATGAAGCTTGCGGCCGCTCAGGCGATTGCATCCGTTGTGACGGATGAAGAATTGAGCGAAACGTATATTATTCCGAGCGTATTCAACCAGAAGGTAGTGGAGAAGGTAAGAGAGGCGGTTATAGAAGCGGCCTATAATACCGGAGTTGCCCGAAAAAGATTGAGAGACTCCAATAAAGAGTAA
- the aspA gene encoding aspartate ammonia-lyase, which yields MSAHFRIEKDFLGSKEVPEDAYYGIQTMRAVENFPITGYRIHEELIRAMAIVKHAAVAANMEIRQLNPDTGRAIMQAAKEVMDGKWHEQFIVDPIQGGAGTSINMNANEVIANRAIELLGGIKGDYFKVSPNTHVNMSQSTNDAFPTAIHIATLVLIEKLLATMEEMLATFRKKAVQFDGIIKMGRTHLQDGVPIRLGQEFEAYSRVLERDIKRIKQTRGHLYEVNMGATAVGTGLNADPRYIKRVVESLAELSGLPLTNAEHLVDATQNTDAYTEVSAALKVCMINMSKIANDLRLMASGPRAGFGELNLPARQPGSSIMPGKVNPVMAEVVNQVAFQVIGNDHTICLASEAGQLELNVMEPVLVFNLLQSLSMMNQVFKVFRAHCLEEIEANVERCKEYVEKSVGVITALNPHLGYEVVARIAREAILTGRPVRELCLLYNVLTEEELQIILDPYEMTNPGIAGVELLDQR from the coding sequence ATGTCAGCTCATTTCAGAATCGAAAAAGATTTTCTTGGCTCTAAAGAAGTGCCGGAAGACGCCTATTATGGTATTCAAACGATGCGAGCGGTAGAAAACTTTCCAATTACCGGCTACCGCATTCATGAAGAGTTGATTCGTGCGATGGCCATCGTTAAGCATGCGGCGGTTGCAGCAAACATGGAGATTAGACAGCTGAACCCGGACACTGGAAGAGCGATTATGCAAGCAGCGAAGGAAGTGATGGACGGCAAATGGCATGAGCAATTTATCGTTGATCCGATACAGGGCGGAGCGGGCACGTCCATTAATATGAATGCCAATGAGGTCATCGCCAATAGGGCGATCGAGCTGCTTGGAGGAATCAAAGGCGATTATTTTAAAGTCAGCCCCAATACGCATGTGAATATGTCCCAATCGACCAACGATGCTTTTCCAACGGCCATTCATATTGCAACGCTTGTTTTAATTGAGAAGCTGCTTGCGACGATGGAGGAAATGCTGGCGACTTTTCGAAAAAAGGCTGTGCAGTTCGACGGCATTATCAAGATGGGACGAACACATCTTCAGGATGGCGTACCTATTCGTCTTGGGCAGGAGTTTGAGGCATACAGCCGTGTTCTGGAGCGTGATATTAAAAGGATTAAGCAAACCCGCGGCCATTTGTACGAGGTCAATATGGGAGCAACAGCTGTCGGAACCGGCCTCAATGCTGATCCCCGCTATATTAAGCGGGTCGTTGAATCGCTTGCCGAGCTTAGCGGATTGCCGCTTACTAATGCAGAACACTTAGTCGATGCTACGCAAAATACAGATGCATATACGGAGGTATCCGCTGCGCTCAAAGTATGCATGATCAACATGTCCAAGATCGCCAACGACTTGCGCTTGATGGCTTCCGGGCCGCGTGCCGGATTCGGGGAATTGAATTTGCCTGCCCGCCAGCCGGGCTCGTCCATTATGCCGGGCAAGGTCAATCCGGTTATGGCGGAGGTCGTTAATCAGGTGGCGTTCCAGGTCATCGGCAATGATCATACGATTTGTTTGGCCTCTGAAGCCGGGCAGCTGGAGCTTAACGTCATGGAGCCTGTGCTTGTATTTAATTTGCTGCAATCTCTCAGCATGATGAATCAAGTATTCAAAGTTTTCAGGGCCCATTGCTTGGAGGAAATCGAAGCGAATGTGGAGCGCTGCAAAGAGTATGTGGAGAAAAGCGTCGGGGTTATCACTGCGCTCAACCCGCATCTTGGCTATGAGGTCGTAGCCCGAATTGCGCGCGAAGCGATTTTGACAGGCCGTCCGGTTCGTGAGCTATGCCTGCTTTACAATGTGCTGACGGAAGAGGAGCTCCAAATCATACTCGATCCGTATGAGATGACAAACCCCGGCATTGCGGGAGTCGAGCTGTTGGACCAGAGATAA